Proteins found in one Zea mays cultivar B73 chromosome 1, Zm-B73-REFERENCE-NAM-5.0, whole genome shotgun sequence genomic segment:
- the LOC103643544 gene encoding BTB/POZ and MATH domain-containing protein 1, which translates to MSFSGVSFVGNSYLPPSSAPPTHVYSGGYHLLVVNGYSRTKQDTPNGSCLRSNPFKIGGHRWTIECYPNGYEQENSDYISFYLVLDDFNVVEPVVAQYAFSFFGQVQPSESSLLLAAGARGPYRFSSTDAFSFPYLMNRQQFEKSKHLRDDSFTIRCDVAIVKNVNIGEAAAARRFVTVPPPSILHHLGNLLLSQVGADVTFQVGGEKFMAHRCVFAARSAVFRAELFGSMKEGAADTVVHIHDMDAKVFRLLLGFMYTDHVPDIEEEEEEEEEYMWQDLLVAADRYDIPRLRLICEYMMCSYIDTDTVADMLELADKHRCNGLKDACLDFLNSPPNLQQVMAAGDLDDLAISCPAVLIELIAKLTSSLKLDK; encoded by the coding sequence ATGTCATTCTCTGGAGTATCCTTCGTTGGAAACAGCTATCTGCCGCCATCATCTGCCCCTCCCACACACGTCTATTCCGGCGGCTACCATCTGCTCGTGGTCAATGGCTACTCGCGCACAAAGCAGGACACCCCCAACGGCAGCTGCCTACGGTCAAACCCGTTCAAGATCGGAGGCCATCGTTGGACCATCGAGTGCTACCCTAACGGCTACGAACAGGAGAACAGCGACTACATATCCTTTTATCTCGTTCTTGACGATTTCAACGTCGTCGAGCCTGTCGTGGCGCAGTATGCGTTTAGCTTCTTTGGCCAGGTTCAGCCGTCAGAGTCATCGTTGTTGCTCGCCGCCGGTGCAAGGGGACCGTACCGTTTCTCTAGCACGGACGCATTCAGCTTCCCCTATTTGATGAATAGACAGCAGTTCGAGAAATCGAAGCATCTCAGGGACGACAGTTTCACTATCAGGTGTGACGTGGCCATCGTCAAGAATGTCAACATCGGGGAAGCGGCCGCCGCCAGGCGGTTCGTTACCGTGCCTCCTCCTTCCATTCTGCACCACCTCGGCAATCTCCTCCTGTCGCAGGTGGGCGCCGACGTGACATTTCAGGTCGGCGGCGAGAAGTTCATGGCGCACCGGTGCGTGTTTGCCGCCCGCTCCGCTGTCTTCAGGGCCGAGCTCTTTGGCTCCATGAAGGAGGGGGCGGCAGACACCGTGGTGCACATCCATGACATGGACGCCAAGGTATTCAGGCTGTTGCTCGGTTTCATGTACACCGATCATGTGCCGGACATTgaagaggaggaggaagaagaagaagagtatATGTGGCAGGACCTGCTTGTGGCTGCAGATAGATATGACATCCCGAGGCTTCGACTGATCTGTGAGTACATGATGTGCTCATACATCGACACGGATACGGTGGCAGATATGCTTGAGCTTGCTGACAAGCACCGGTGCAATGGACTGAAGGATGCATGCTTGGATTTCCTCAACTCTCCGCCAAATCTGCAGCAAGTAATGGCGGCTGGCGACCTAGATGATCTCGCTATCAGCTGTCCTGCTGTCCTTATAGAACTTATCGCCAAGCTTACGTCGTCTCTTAAGCTTGATAAATGA